A region of Oscillospiraceae bacterium DNA encodes the following proteins:
- a CDS encoding site-2 protease family protein codes for MDMIRSFFDNPIFLFRIPAIIIALSFHELAHALAAYKLGDRSQEQRGRLTLNPLKHIDPIGILMLLLVGFGWAKPVMVDPRAFRNVKRGMGITAFAGPLTNFILAFFSALALVVVFHVTFANFLTFVDVPYHMNFASLVEINGIQAVLTAFMNYLLSGTAGATGTFLIFLLLINIGLGLFNLLPIPPLDGSKVLGAFMPNDLYNRYMRVQQFGMIILIVLLFSGALDFLGEAIFWVAIRFMLFAEMLVTPIMGLFI; via the coding sequence ATGGATATGATACGCAGTTTCTTCGACAATCCCATTTTTTTATTTCGCATACCCGCTATTATTATCGCCCTTTCTTTCCATGAATTGGCGCACGCACTGGCGGCGTATAAGCTGGGGGACCGCTCGCAGGAGCAGCGGGGGCGCTTGACATTGAACCCACTCAAACATATCGACCCGATTGGTATTTTGATGTTGCTGTTGGTAGGCTTTGGCTGGGCTAAGCCTGTCATGGTCGATCCGCGGGCATTTCGCAATGTCAAGCGCGGCATGGGCATCACGGCATTTGCCGGGCCGTTGACAAACTTTATACTGGCGTTTTTCAGCGCGTTAGCGTTGGTGGTTGTATTTCATGTGACTTTTGCCAATTTTCTAACATTTGTTGACGTGCCATACCATATGAACTTCGCTTCTCTTGTTGAAATCAATGGTATTCAAGCGGTGTTAACAGCTTTTATGAACTACTTACTTTCCGGGACTGCGGGCGCAACGGGCACATTTTTGATTTTTCTGCTGCTCATCAATATTGGCTTAGGATTGTTTAATTTATTGCCAATTCCGCCGTTGGACGGCTCGAAAGTTCTTGGCGCATTTATGCCTAATGATTTGTATAACAGGTATATGCGCGTACAACAATTTGGGATGATTATTTTGATTGTCTTGCTGTTTTCAGGCGCGCTGGACTTTTTAGGCGAGGCAATTTTCTGGGTCGCTATACGGTTTATGCTTTTTGCTGAGATGCTTGTTACGCCAATTATGGGGCTGTTTATATGA
- the lysA gene encoding diaminopimelate decarboxylase: MREQKIMPALDVNVAGNLTLGGCDLEKIANEYGTPAYVMDENTIVNNCRAFTGALQKHYGDNFTVAYASKALTCKEIYRIMVRENMGIDVVSGGELYTALEAGFPAGRVYFHGNNKSPEEIDFGLTVGIRRFVVDNLEELHLLNELASKRGITADIAVRIRPGVEAHTHEFIQTGQLDSKFGIMIEESDEFIRTAQGLPAVNIVGIHCHIGSQIFEPEPFAFAVEKLMEICRDWRDTHSITITELNVGGGFGIRYIESQDPRDIDEVAQATAEAVKRCALTYDLPLPHLVLEPGRAIVGNAGLTLYTVGSVKEVPGIRTYVAVDGGMTDNLRYALYQSEYRAVSIAYRDKGEEASVALAGRCCESGDLIAKEISLAPVKPRERIAVLATGAYNYSMANNYNRVPRLPIVMVKDGQSRVAVRRESYHDLCRNDA; encoded by the coding sequence ATGAGAGAACAGAAAATCATGCCGGCACTAGACGTTAACGTCGCAGGCAATTTAACCCTTGGGGGCTGCGATTTAGAGAAAATCGCCAACGAATATGGCACACCTGCTTATGTAATGGACGAAAATACCATCGTGAACAACTGTCGCGCTTTTACAGGCGCGTTGCAAAAGCATTACGGCGATAATTTTACCGTGGCTTATGCAAGCAAAGCCTTGACGTGTAAGGAAATTTACCGTATTATGGTACGCGAAAACATGGGCATTGATGTCGTATCGGGCGGCGAATTGTACACAGCGTTGGAGGCGGGATTCCCGGCTGGCCGCGTGTATTTCCACGGCAATAACAAGTCGCCGGAGGAGATTGATTTCGGGCTGACCGTTGGTATCAGGCGATTTGTAGTTGATAATTTGGAAGAATTGCACCTGCTCAACGAGCTCGCAAGCAAGCGCGGAATTACTGCCGATATTGCCGTGCGTATTCGACCCGGCGTTGAGGCGCATACGCATGAGTTTATCCAAACCGGGCAACTTGACTCAAAGTTTGGTATCATGATTGAGGAAAGCGACGAATTTATCCGTACCGCGCAAGGGTTGCCTGCGGTTAATATTGTCGGCATTCACTGCCATATCGGCTCGCAAATCTTTGAGCCGGAGCCGTTTGCGTTTGCTGTTGAAAAATTGATGGAAATTTGCCGTGATTGGCGCGATACACATAGCATAACAATCACCGAACTCAACGTTGGCGGCGGATTTGGCATACGTTATATCGAAAGCCAAGACCCGCGTGACATTGATGAGGTGGCGCAAGCTACTGCTGAGGCTGTTAAGCGTTGTGCCTTGACGTACGATTTGCCGCTACCGCATTTGGTGTTAGAGCCGGGGCGCGCGATTGTTGGCAATGCAGGGCTTACGCTATACACTGTCGGTTCGGTTAAGGAAGTGCCGGGCATTCGGACGTATGTCGCTGTTGACGGCGGCATGACTGATAACTTGCGGTATGCGTTGTATCAATCAGAGTACCGTGCCGTGTCGATAGCCTATCGTGATAAAGGCGAGGAAGCAAGCGTCGCGTTGGCCGGGCGCTGTTGTGAAAGTGGCGACTTGATTGCCAAGGAAATATCTTTGGCACCCGTCAAGCCGCGTGAGCGCATTGCGGTGTTGGCAACAGGTGCGTACAACTACTCCATGGCAAACAATTACAACCGTGTACCGCGTCTACCGATCGTGATGGTCAAAGACGGACAAAGCCGTGTTGCGGTGCGTCGGGAAAGTTATCACGATTTGTGCAGAAACGATGCATAA
- the yihA gene encoding ribosome biogenesis GTP-binding protein YihA/YsxC yields the protein MGHNFHTLTFIKSAVKVDGAPPDPVPWICMAGRSNVGKSSLINALANRKKLARVAATPGKTALLNFFDLDNKAMLVDLPGYGFAAVSKQEKARWGVMMEEFFQKAVKLRGAVLIVDARHEPSKDDVQMRDYMLSSNLPFVLAANKADKLKGRDKPLAAQRMEEFAQGHPYYFCSAEKKTGLDELKAAMTALAI from the coding sequence ATGGGACACAATTTTCACACATTAACGTTTATTAAAAGCGCGGTCAAGGTTGACGGTGCGCCGCCTGACCCCGTGCCGTGGATTTGCATGGCAGGGCGGAGCAATGTCGGCAAATCGTCGTTGATTAACGCGCTTGCAAACCGCAAGAAACTCGCGCGTGTTGCCGCGACACCGGGCAAGACGGCGTTGCTTAACTTTTTCGACTTAGACAACAAGGCAATGTTGGTTGACTTGCCCGGCTATGGCTTTGCGGCGGTATCGAAGCAGGAAAAGGCGCGTTGGGGCGTGATGATGGAGGAATTTTTCCAAAAAGCAGTCAAGCTCAGAGGCGCAGTGCTGATTGTCGACGCGCGGCACGAGCCATCGAAAGATGATGTGCAAATGCGTGATTATATGCTGTCAAGTAATTTACCTTTCGTACTGGCTGCTAATAAGGCGGACAAACTCAAAGGACGTGACAAACCGCTTGCGGCGCAACGCATGGAAGAGTTTGCGCAGGGGCATCCGTATTACTTTTGCTCGGCGGAGAAGAAGACAGGATTGGATGAGTTAAAGGCGGCTATGACAGCTTTGGCAATATAA
- the lon gene encoding endopeptidase La, with protein MNHFQSLPLLPVRGITVFPHMVIHFDVGRDRSVKALEQAMLSDRRIFLVTQRDMETENPNHKQLHRIGVVAKLDQILKLPGDHLRVMAEGLVRGVLVDIEMGSDFTIAHVDPVPIKRRRISAVRAEALARQAVVLFEEYAHLVPQMSAEVLPNVRAERDAGRLADYIAQHVGHGSDEQQAILEESNEWSRLEALTKWLTREIDILKAEHELQGKLRGHLAKNQRDYFLREQMRAIQAELSEFEGESAESGESDIDIYRQTIADLKFPVEIEEKLIKETSRLAQMHFGMPEAGVIRTYLDTVLELPWRKRSKDRLSLTAAEKTLNAEHYGMEKVKERVLEFLAVKRLAPDIKGQILCLVGPPGVGKTSIGMSIGRALNRKLARISLGGVHDEADIRGHRKTYIGAMPGRILQGVKQAGSKNCVLLLDEIDKLGHDFRGDPASALLEVLDPEQNHAFRDHYAEVPFDLSDVLFIATANTTETIPRPLLDRMEVIELTSYTDEEKLRIAKRHLLPKQLARHGLSKTNFKITDGAIREVISGYTRESGVRQFERQLAALCRKTAKRVAQDSDWRVTYRADTLQEDLGPRKYKPERLHGSNEVGVVNGLAWTSVGGELLEVEAGVMDGSGKIELTGNLGQVMKESARAALTYIRSRVEDLQIAPDFHTKKDVHVHFPEGAIPKDGPSAGITAATALISALTGRPIRRDLAMTGEISLRGRVLPIGGLKEKTMAAYRAGIRTVVIPADNESDLQDIDPDVRNALQFVAAAHMDDVLKVALRD; from the coding sequence ATGAACCATTTTCAGTCTTTGCCGCTGTTGCCCGTGCGCGGCATTACAGTATTTCCACATATGGTCATCCACTTTGATGTCGGGCGCGACCGCTCAGTTAAGGCACTTGAACAAGCTATGCTGAGCGATCGTCGCATTTTCTTAGTGACACAGCGCGATATGGAAACTGAAAACCCCAATCATAAACAATTGCACCGTATCGGCGTTGTCGCAAAGCTTGACCAAATTCTAAAATTGCCGGGCGACCATCTGCGCGTAATGGCAGAAGGCTTGGTGCGCGGTGTATTGGTTGATATAGAGATGGGCAGTGATTTTACCATCGCGCATGTTGACCCTGTGCCAATCAAAAGACGTCGCATTTCTGCTGTGCGTGCCGAAGCTTTAGCACGGCAAGCTGTGGTGTTGTTTGAAGAGTATGCACACCTCGTACCGCAAATGAGCGCTGAAGTATTGCCAAATGTCAGAGCTGAGCGTGATGCGGGGCGGCTTGCCGATTATATTGCCCAACATGTCGGGCATGGATCGGATGAGCAACAGGCGATTTTGGAAGAGTCCAATGAATGGTCGCGCTTAGAGGCATTGACAAAATGGTTGACTCGTGAAATTGATATCTTAAAAGCTGAGCATGAGTTGCAAGGTAAATTGCGCGGGCACCTGGCGAAAAATCAGCGAGACTATTTCCTGCGCGAACAAATGCGGGCGATTCAAGCAGAGTTGAGCGAGTTCGAGGGCGAATCGGCTGAAAGTGGCGAGAGTGACATTGATATTTACCGGCAGACCATTGCTGATTTGAAGTTCCCTGTTGAAATTGAGGAAAAGCTCATCAAAGAAACTTCGCGGCTGGCACAAATGCATTTTGGGATGCCTGAGGCCGGCGTCATTCGCACCTATTTGGACACTGTATTAGAGTTGCCGTGGCGTAAACGCAGCAAAGACAGGTTGAGTCTCACAGCCGCCGAAAAGACGCTCAACGCTGAGCATTACGGCATGGAGAAAGTCAAAGAGCGTGTGTTAGAATTTTTGGCTGTCAAGCGACTTGCGCCTGATATTAAGGGGCAGATTTTGTGCTTGGTCGGCCCGCCCGGTGTGGGTAAGACGAGCATTGGCATGAGTATAGGACGGGCACTAAACCGCAAGCTGGCGCGAATCTCGCTTGGCGGCGTACATGACGAAGCCGATATTCGCGGGCATCGCAAGACATATATCGGTGCCATGCCGGGGCGTATTTTACAGGGTGTTAAGCAAGCGGGCAGTAAAAATTGCGTGCTGCTGTTGGACGAGATTGATAAACTAGGACATGATTTTCGCGGCGACCCTGCCAGTGCCCTGCTAGAAGTGCTTGATCCTGAGCAAAATCACGCTTTCCGTGACCATTACGCTGAAGTTCCGTTTGATTTATCCGATGTGCTGTTTATCGCGACGGCGAATACGACGGAAACCATTCCGCGCCCGTTGCTTGACCGCATGGAAGTGATTGAACTGACCAGTTATACCGACGAAGAAAAATTGCGTATCGCAAAACGGCATCTGCTGCCCAAACAGCTGGCGCGGCACGGTTTAAGCAAAACGAATTTTAAAATAACCGATGGCGCGATACGCGAAGTTATTTCCGGTTATACGCGTGAATCGGGTGTGCGGCAGTTTGAACGGCAACTTGCGGCGTTGTGCCGCAAAACGGCAAAGCGTGTGGCGCAGGACAGCGATTGGCGCGTGACGTACCGTGCCGATACGTTGCAAGAAGACCTCGGCCCGCGCAAATACAAGCCCGAACGTCTGCACGGAAGTAACGAAGTCGGCGTTGTCAACGGTTTGGCGTGGACAAGCGTTGGCGGCGAACTGCTTGAAGTCGAGGCCGGCGTCATGGACGGCAGCGGTAAAATCGAATTGACCGGCAACCTCGGGCAGGTGATGAAAGAATCGGCGCGCGCGGCGTTGACGTATATTCGAAGCCGCGTTGAGGATTTGCAGATTGCGCCGGATTTTCATACAAAAAAAGATGTACATGTGCATTTCCCCGAGGGCGCGATTCCCAAAGACGGCCCGTCGGCCGGTATTACGGCGGCTACGGCGTTGATTAGCGCACTGACAGGGCGGCCGATTCGCCGCGATTTGGCGATGACGGGCGAGATTTCGTTGCGCGGGCGCGTGCTGCCGATTGGCGGCTTGAAAGAAAAGACGATGGCGGCGTACCGTGCAGGTATTCGCACGGTGGTGATTCCTGCCGACAACGAAAGCGATTTGCAAGACATCGACCCCGATGTGCGCAATGCCTTGCAATTTGTAGCGGCGGCGCATATGGACGATGTATTAAAAGTAGCATTGCGCGATTAA
- the ffh gene encoding signal recognition particle protein, translated as MAFEGLTQKLGAIFNGLKSKGRLRESDVRDAMREVRVALLEADVNFKVVKQFIAGVTEKCVGSDVLDSLSPAQTIIKIVNDELIALMGGENQKLTIASKPPTIIMMVGLQGAGKTTNGAKLAGYAKKKLGKRPLLVACDVYRPAAIKQLQIVGAQLGVPVFEMGQDDPVKIAKAAIAHATKHGNDMVFLDTAGRLHIDEALMDELRAIKAAVKPTEILLTIDAMTGQDAVNAATAFHEALDIDGVVLTKLDGDARGGAALSVKAVTRRPVKFVGLGEKLDAIEPFHPERMASRILGMGDMLSLIEKAQENFSEQKAIELEEKMRKNKMTLNDFRDQMSQLKGMGNIADIASMLPGVNQKALTGATFDDNMFKRTDAIMSSMTHYERENPDVLNSRRKRRIAAGSGTRVEDINRLLKQFEQMQMMAKQMTGGKMKKGKRGMLPFM; from the coding sequence ATGGCATTTGAAGGGTTGACACAAAAGTTAGGTGCGATTTTTAATGGGTTGAAAAGCAAAGGGCGTTTACGCGAAAGTGACGTGCGAGACGCTATGCGCGAAGTGCGCGTGGCGTTGTTGGAGGCCGACGTTAATTTCAAAGTGGTCAAGCAGTTCATCGCCGGTGTAACTGAAAAGTGTGTAGGCAGTGATGTATTGGATAGCCTATCCCCTGCCCAAACAATTATCAAAATTGTCAATGATGAACTCATTGCGCTGATGGGTGGTGAGAATCAAAAGCTGACAATCGCGTCCAAACCGCCAACAATTATCATGATGGTGGGTTTGCAAGGTGCAGGTAAAACAACAAATGGCGCGAAGTTGGCGGGCTACGCCAAGAAAAAGCTAGGCAAGCGCCCACTTTTGGTGGCGTGTGACGTCTATCGCCCGGCGGCAATCAAACAGTTGCAAATCGTTGGCGCGCAACTGGGTGTTCCGGTCTTCGAAATGGGGCAAGATGACCCTGTCAAAATTGCTAAAGCTGCTATTGCCCACGCCACTAAACATGGCAACGATATGGTTTTCTTAGATACAGCGGGACGCTTGCATATCGACGAAGCGCTGATGGACGAACTCCGTGCCATCAAAGCGGCAGTCAAACCCACTGAAATTTTACTGACAATTGATGCTATGACAGGGCAAGATGCCGTCAACGCCGCTACGGCTTTCCATGAGGCCCTCGACATTGACGGAGTGGTGCTGACAAAGCTGGACGGCGATGCCCGCGGCGGCGCTGCTTTATCGGTTAAGGCCGTGACGAGGCGACCTGTTAAATTCGTCGGCTTAGGCGAAAAGCTCGACGCCATTGAACCTTTTCACCCCGAGCGTATGGCAAGTCGCATTTTGGGCATGGGTGATATGCTTTCACTCATCGAAAAGGCTCAAGAGAATTTCAGTGAGCAAAAAGCCATTGAGCTGGAAGAAAAAATGCGCAAGAACAAAATGACGCTCAACGACTTCCGCGACCAGATGTCACAGCTCAAAGGCATGGGCAACATCGCTGATATTGCAAGCATGTTGCCTGGCGTCAACCAAAAAGCCTTGACAGGCGCAACCTTTGATGATAATATGTTCAAACGCACTGATGCCATCATGTCGTCGATGACGCATTATGAGCGTGAGAACCCCGATGTCCTAAACAGTCGCCGCAAACGCCGCATTGCTGCCGGCAGCGGCACGCGGGTTGAAGATATAAACCGCCTACTGAAACAATTTGAGCAAATGCAGATGATGGCGAAGCAAATGACAGGCGGCAAGATGAAGAAAGGCAAACGCGGTATGCTGCCGTTTATGTAA